One part of the Magallana gigas chromosome 5, xbMagGiga1.1, whole genome shotgun sequence genome encodes these proteins:
- the LOC105330097 gene encoding phosphatidylcholine transfer protein: protein MTLNVFNDLEFESVVREFDTPDVEGWEFFTESHGVKIYRLYNETSGLYEYKVYGTLDDCPPDVCSEVYLDLEYRKKWDSYVSELYEREANGMKVIYWDVAYPFPMSHRDYVYKREYKELEHNGQKVYAVMAKSVECSEIPEKSGVIRVDDYKQSCVLTTDGKVGSKAFMRYYDNPKGMIPTWLINWGAKTGVPSFLTMMQKACRTYPEYKAKRMAATS, encoded by the exons ATGACTTTGAATGTATTTAACGATCTCGAGTTTGAAAGCGTCGTCCGAGAATTTGACACCCCTGATGTCGAAGGATGGGAATTTTTCACGGAGAGCCACGGAGTCAAAATATACAGACTTTATAACGAG ACGTCAGGACTGTATGAGTACAAAGTGTATGGGACCCTAGATGACTGTCCACCTGATGTATGTTCTGAAGTCTACCTGGACCTGGAGTACAGGAAGAAATGGGACAGCTATGTCTCAG AATTGTATGAACGAGAAGCCAACGGCATGAAAGTCATTTATTGGGATGTTGCCTATCCATTCCCAATGTCACATAGAGAT TATGTTTACAAGAGAGAATATAAGGAATTGGAACACAATGGACAAAAGGTGTATGCAGTGATGGCCAAAAGTGTGGAGTGTTCAGAAATCCCCGAGAAGTCTGGAGTGATCAGAGTAGACGATTACAAGCAGAGCTGTGTCCTCACCACAGACGGCAAAGTGGGGTCCAAAG CATTTATGAGATACTATGACAATCCAAAAGGCATGATACCCACTTGGCTAATCAACTGGGGTGCTAAG aCTGGTGTTCCCTCTTTCTTGACCATGATGCAGAAAGCTTGTCGAACCTACCCCGAATACAAGGCTAAAAGGATGGCCGCTACAAGCTAA